A genomic window from Anticarsia gemmatalis isolate Benzon Research Colony breed Stoneville strain chromosome 22, ilAntGemm2 primary, whole genome shotgun sequence includes:
- the LOC142982711 gene encoding 26S proteasome non-ATPase regulatory subunit 9 — translation MVGQNMDWQKRDAVLKLIEEKDRIEIAIREQTSILESNNIGMHEPLVDAEDYPRNDIDVYKVRHARHQIITLQNTHKAIMKQIEKGLAELHSDFLGSNGEGHSMNTPTTSGNGYMNGHSNGDSWNGGTHEQCFATVGFVTPGSPADFAGLCEHDEILQFGSVNHDNFRDMTQIMEIVSHSVGQTVTVKVKRGHNVLNLNVMPRPWQQPGLLGCQINRKT, via the exons ATGGTTGGACAAAATATGGACTGGCAAAAACGGGATGCGGTCTTGAAGTTGATAGAAGAGAAGGACAGGATTGAAATCGCTATACGAGAGCAAACAAGTATTTTGGAATCTAACAATATTGGTATGCACGAACCTCTGGTTGATGCCGAAGACTATCCTCGCAACGATATTGATGTATATAAAGTCCGTCATGCGAGACACCAGATAATTA CACTACAAAACACACACAAAGCAATAATGAAACAGATAGAAAAAGGTCTTGCAGAGTTACATTCAGATTTCCTCGGCTCCAATGGTGAAGGACATTCAATGAACACTCCAACGACATCTGGCAATGGTTATATGAATGGTCATAGTAATGGGGACAGTTGGAACGGCGGTACTCATGAACAGTGCTTTGCTACCGTTGGTTTTGTCACTCCAGGGTCACCTGCTGACTTTgct GGTCTTTGCGAGCATGATGAAATTCTTCAATTTGGTTCAGTGAACCATGATAACTTCAGAGACATGACACAGATTATGGAGATAGTTTCGCACTCTGTGGGTCAAACTGTCACTGTCAAAGTGAAAAGAGGCCACAATGTATTGAATTTGAACGTAATGCCTAGGCCTTGGCAACAACCTGGCCTTTTAGGATGCCAGATAAACAGGAAAACATAA
- the wls gene encoding wnt ligand secretion mediator: MTGTIIENLSGRKLAVLVSFLLLCQLTCFLIGGLVAPMPANAQNILGTVCRDTTTVKNDTTKWFYNRGKGSCKTVDLGQTHHDLSETDIVFAFQMPVPRESKILDYSRWQQNLIGVLQVDIKYHSQIEVRPRSTITIDARLAYRNKGDPEDEWKLYTQSVEKRHLDCDIDVKSEEYLYNCSAIPLFELGSLFHDFYLLNVRLPVDTPTMNSHIGHIQDMWLTVINQNGGFTKVWLSLKTVFFPCIIAILVWFWRRIHMLSRKPVLLEKMLLSLGIALCLLNMPLEYFTLHFDLPFMLLLGDIRQGLFYATLFSFWLVFAGEHMLIQDASAQSSLKQYWRHLSAVAMGCVSLFIFDMCERGVQLRNPFYSIWVTDIGTNLALTFIILAGISTGVYFLFLCYMIYQVFINISHKRQSLPTMCSVRRLHYEGIIYRFKFLMLATLLCAALTVIGFILGQVAEGQWKWDENIELEYTSAFFTGVYGMWNIYIFALLVLYAPSHKRWPAVENTSDTQNLSEEIEFSPLPSERASSEISSLTSFIRKTTVD, from the coding sequence ATGACGGGCACGATTATTGAGAACTTAAGCGGACGAAAACTCGCCGTATTAGTGAGTTTCCTGTTACTGTGTCAACTAACATGTTTCCTTATCGGTGGATTGGTCGCGCCCATGCCTGCGAACGCTCAAAATATACTCGGAACCGTGTGCAGAGATACGACTACAGTGAAAAATGACACGACGAAGTGGTTCTATAACCGTGGGAAGGGTTCCTGCAAGACGGTCGACCTTGGACAAACGCATCATGATTTGTCCGAGACCGACATAGTTTTCGCGTTTCAAATGCCGGTCCCACGCGAAAGCAAGATCCTAGACTACTCGAGATGGCAACAAAACTTGATTGGAGTGCTTCAAGTGGACATTAAATACCACTCGCAGATAGAAGTGCGGCCGCGGAGTACTATAACAATCGACGCGCGCCTCGCGTACAGGAACAAGGGCGACCCCGAGGACGAGTGGAAGCTATACACACAATCTGTAGAAAAACGGCACTTGGACTGTGACATTGATGTTAAAAGTGAGGAATATCTGTATAATTGTTCAGCAATACCACTATTTGAGCTTGGTTCTTTGTTCCATGATTTCTATCTACTTAATGTTAGGTTGCCTGTAGACACACCTACTATGAACTCACACATAGGTCATATACAAGACATGTGGCTGACTGTAATCAATCAAAATGGAGGTTTTACTAAAGTCTGGTTGTCTTTGAAAACTGTTTTCTTTCCTTGTATCATTGCTATACTTGTTTGGTTCTGGAGGCGCATTCACATGCTATCGAGAAAGCCTGTATTACTAGAAAAGATGTTATTGAGTTTAGGAATCGCCCTTTGTCTTCTTAACATGCCACTAGAGTactttacattacattttgacCTGCCATTTATGTTGTTACTGGGAGATATTCGTCAAGGACTTTTCTATGCTACTCTGTTCTCTTTTTGGCTTGTATTTGCCGGGGAACACATGTTGATACAAGATGCATCTGCCCAGAGCTCTTTGAAGCAATATTGGAGGCATTTAAGTGCTGTTGCTATGGGCTGCGTCTCGCTTTTCATATTTGATATGTGTGAGAGAGGGGTACAGCTTCGAAACCCATTCTATTCCATCTGGGTAACTGATATTGGCACAAATTTGGCTTTGACATTCATTATTTTGGCTGGAATATCTACTGGGGTGTATTTCTTGTTCTTATGTTATATGATATACCAGGTCTTTATCAATATCTCCCACAAGCGGCAGTCTCTACCAACTATGTGCTCTGTTAGGCGTCTGCACTATGAGGGGATCATCTACCGTTTCAAATTCCTAATGTTGGCTACCTTGCTTTGTGCTGCTCTGACTGTCATAGGGTTTATACTAGGCCAAGTGGCTGAAGGACAATGGAAGTGGGACGAGAACATTGAACTGGAATATACTTCTGCATTTTTCACCGGAGTTTATGGCATGTGGAACATATACATCTTTGCTTTGCTAGTGCTGTATGCACCGAGTCACAAACGTTGGCCTGCCGTGGAAAATACTTCTGACACACAGAACTTGAGTGAGGAGATAGAATTCAGTCCTCTCCCAAGCGAGAGGGCGAGCAGTGAGATTTCATCTCTCACTTCTTTCATTAGAAAAACCACAGTTGattaa